Within the Musa acuminata AAA Group cultivar baxijiao chromosome BXJ2-9, Cavendish_Baxijiao_AAA, whole genome shotgun sequence genome, the region aaacattAGGTCGGAAAGGACGATGACAAGAGAAAAGATATCATATAAAGCCATCAAACAGCTAATTTTTACCATCTTATACAACATCATTAAAACCTGTCCAAGTCAATCTAAtccaaaaaactaaaaaaaagaaaatatttaatgaATAAATAAAAGAACAACGGCTAGAAATACAATAATGCAAGGTTAATAAACACAGAGTGCGACCACTGGCAAACGTAAAGAACATAGACCATTATGCAACTAAAATGCTGTACTTTTGTTCTAGGAATTTGCCATATCAACACAAGCACAAACCAAACAGCATCGCGAGAATTATACATGTTGGAAGAAGGCAAACACTGCAGACGTATACATGTACACACGCGTACCTAAAACTGGTCTGTTCTTTGTTGGACGACTCTGCTATATGTAGGCGATCACAAATCTGGAACACTTGAGCTTACTGTGGACAATGGAAGTGTAGGATTTGCTGGTGAAAGGAAACTTCTCTCTATCAGTTCTCTCACTCAAAACGGAGCTGTTAAGGTTCTCTGCAGCGTAGGCTTGGAAGCCGTGGGGTTCTGAGCAGCCACTGTCATGCGCAGCTGCCGCAAAGGTTGAAGAATCTTGTAAGAAAGCATAGGATCGTTTTGTTTGATAGTGGTAAAGATTACCTGTTCGGACTCTCGCTTCAGCATCTCGTTCTCATTCAGCAGACGTGCGGCTTCTAGCTCTAGCTCGTTCCTGTAGGCCTGTCTCGTAGAAGGCGCTCAAGATTAGAGTCCTTGAACCCGTTTGAGAAGAAGGAGAGGGGATAGCACCTGTTTCCTGGCCCTAGATCGAGCCGCCGACTCTCGATTCTTGATCATCCGCTTCTTCCTTTGCTCGACGCCGCTTTGTCTGTCAACGCTCCGGTTCGGCCGCTTCTCCGGCGACCGCTTCTTCGTTGACTCAGACTGTGCTGCGTTACTGCCACTGGCACTGGCACTGGCGTTGAGATCATAGCCAAAGAACTGCCGGGAGTTGTCAGAGGTGGGACTGAGCGAAGCAGGAGGACTGTGGGTGCTCGGAGAATAAGCTCGATTTTCTGCTTTGAAGGCATCGGCGATGAAGTCCTGCAGCATGACGGCTCGAAAGGAGGAGATGGTGGTGGCGGGGTGGAAGGCGAGGACGGGAGTTGAAGGCACGTCTTGGTGGAGAGTGCTGAGGCTGATGTCTTTCCATACCTCTTCCATGTTCCTTCCCGGCATCAGGTAGGGGAAGCTTCAAAGCATCTCAAGACCTGGAGGAAGAGGAGATCACTCCATTGTAGGCCCGAGGGAGCAGAATTTGGT harbors:
- the LOC103998573 gene encoding bZIP transcription factor 27-like, translating into MPGRNMEEVWKDISLSTLHQDVPSTPVLAFHPATTISSFRAVMLQDFIADAFKAENRAYSPSTHSPPASLSPTSDNSRQFFGYDLNASASASGSNAAQSESTKKRSPEKRPNRSVDRQSGVEQRKKRMIKNRESAARSRARKQAYRNELELEAARLLNENEMLKRESEQLRMTVAAQNPTASKPTLQRTLTAPF